Proteins from one Salvelinus sp. IW2-2015 linkage group LG32, ASM291031v2, whole genome shotgun sequence genomic window:
- the LOC111957271 gene encoding uncharacterized protein, whose amino-acid sequence MVQCLVFTLLWVCAVALHALGSTERVSQTTEPSVSMTAPTAETVTLGPVETQSPDTHTHQSLEEEQEPLPSDPCQDDELDKRVYQRDSDGVMQLVQGEDYKNTCNLADTPGEQAHCLIYPTNQLNCSWNFHGLPNDSQSYASVFVCKKTERISSVDCVTEAIGGQGAZGGTGKADRVVGHVSAGCQGSVDNSATSVILTFNVSCSDVWGIYTHKYQTKDIDVLCPPPNINPSWVREGVLLVKWGLPSSRLRNKTSCFHYQLQINDQVREFKGGLTYNETNADPTHSHDVKMRVKKSNSCRGSQHWSSWSNTTSGPRFGIPNQLNSLVIIGIALGIPMVLLSLLLLIRLQRERLFPHIPGPPLKIKHLLERDDQFQVVQFVPQALQSKFVEEITVVEEVKETPVNLAS is encoded by the exons ATGGTGCAATGTCTGGTGTTCACACTGCTCTGGGTCTGTGCTGTGGCACTGCATGCCCTTGGGAGTACAGAGAGAG TATCTCAAACGACTGAGCCAAGTGTCTCTATGACAGCACCGACGGCTGAGACAGTTACTTTAGGACCAGTTGAGACCCAAAgccctgatacacacacacaccagagcctAGAAGAAGAACAAGAACCACTTCCCTCAGACCCCTGTCAGGATGACGAGTTGGATAAG agGGTGTACCAGAGGGATTCTGATGGTGTTATGCAGCTGGTTCAGGGAGAGGACTACAAAAACACTTGCAACCTAGCAGACA CTCCAGGTGAACAGGCCCACTGTCTTATCTACCCTACCAATCAACTCAACTGCTCCTGGAATTTCCATGGTCTCCCTAACGACAGCCAATCCTATGCCTCCGTCTT TGTGTGTAAGAAAACTGAGAGAATCTCCAGTGTGGACTGTGTCACTGAGGCCATAGGAGGCCAAGGAGCCSAGGGAGGGACTGGTAAGGCTGACCGTGTGGTTGGACATGTGTCTGCTGGGTGCCAAGGCAGTGTGGACAACAGCGCCACCTCTGTGATCCTGACTTTCAACGTGTCATGCTCTGACGTGTGGGGCATCTACACCCATAAATACCAGACCAAAGATATTGATGTGCTATGCCCGCCCCCCAACATCAACCCATCCTGGGTCAGAGAGGGGGTTCTGCTGGTTAAGTGGGGTCTCCCGTCCAGCCGGTTACGCAACAAAACCAGCTGTTTCCACTACCAGCTACAGATCAATGACCAG GTGAGGGAATTTAAGGGTGGACTGACATACAATGAGACCAACGCAGACCCCACACATTCACACGATGTGAAGATGAGGGTGAAGAAGAGTAATAGCTGCAGAGGATCTCAACACTGGAGCAGCTGGAGCAACACCACCA gtggCCCGCGTTTTGGAATTCCCAATCAGCTGAACTCTCTGGTGATCATTGGCATCGCTCTGGGAATACCCATGGTCctcctgtctctgctgctgctgattCGACTCCAGAG ggAACGTCTGTTTCCCCACATCCCTGGMCCCCCACTGAAGATTAAACACCTCTTGGAGAGAGACGACCAGTTTCAg GTTGTACAGTTTGTCCCTCAGGCCCTGCAGTCCAAATTTGTTGAGGAGATCACAGTGGTGGAGGAAGTTAAGGAAACACCTGTGAATTTGGCCAGTTAA